The region CTACCCGGTCAATGAAGAATAGGCTCAGTACCTTAATGCCGCGTTTGCGAAGGACCAGTTCCTTTTTGAGATGTTCTTCGATGGTCTTGCGGATCTGAAACCGCTTAACAGCATCCGGGTCAACTTCGCCGCTAGCCTGACCAAGATATAAGGTCTCGCCGTTTATCGTAATGTACTCGCCGCCCGGCTCCCAGCAAATATCCTCGACGAAATACCCGTTATACAGTTCCCGTCCGCCGGATACCTCCAGCAGATGGTCGTCCTGCCGGACGGTTTTTGTCTGCCGTTTGACGCTTCCGCGCGACAGTACGTCAAGCTCAATGACCGCTTTGCGTTCACTGACGCTTTTTAGCCGGATATAGGGGCGGTTGTAAGCCTCTTCAGTCCTTACCGACACCACTTCGATTTCTTTAACCAGGCGTTGGTTATAGGCATCAACGGCATCCAGTTTGTAGACCATGTTGTACTTGTCCACATGAGTTGCTGAATAGCGAAGGGTACAGAGCGGATTTAGCGACGCTACGGCTTCTTTGGCTTTTTTGGTGGTATCAACGCTTTGGGGTTCGTCGATGATGACGATGGGATTCGTTTGCTGGATAAACTCAATGGGTTTCATGCCGTTAAGCCGGTCATTCCTGCGGTGTATGACGTTGGCTTTGTTTTCTTTTTCCGGGTCTTCAAAACTTTTGCGGAACGCGTCGATGTTGATAATCATGATCTGGATGTGGTTCGCCGTGGCAAACTGCCGGACGCGGGATAAGTCGGCCGAACCGTAAATGAAATGCTCGGCCGGCGTATTATCATAGAGCTCGCCGAAATGCTCCCTGGTAATCTCCAGGGACTTATTAACGCCTTCGCGGATGGCGACCGACGGCACGACAATGATAAACTTGGAAAAGCCGTATTTACGGTTCAGTTCATAAATAGTACGTAGATACACATAGGTCTTGCCTGTCCCGGTTTCCATCTCAATGGTAAAATTCATGCCCTCGAGCTTCTCACCTATAGGCAGTCCGTTGCGGAGCTGTATTTTTTGCACGTTTTCCAATATTTCTTCCGGCACTAAGCTAAGGTGATTGCCAATCCCCAGTTCGGTTTGCTGAACGCCAAGAAAACTATCCGCCATGACGGTGAAAGAAGACTGTTTGACAGGCTGCCCTGCGAATATATCGACTACAGCATCTATAGCCTGGCGCTGATAACTTAAGTCCGACTGAAACTTTAGCTTCATGGTCATATACTCCTTACATGGTCTTCCTTGATGCCGGCCTGCTTTAAGATTTGGATGGCGTTGGTTTTCACCGTATCGCCGGCAAACCCGCTGTCGCGGAAAACTACCTTAGTATCCATAAATTCGGACTTATATTTAACAAGCTCTGTAACGTCCTCCAGCACGATGTTATCGGCCAGGAATATCAGTAACGCGCCGCAGCCGACATTAAACAGCGTCTTGCCGTTCACGCCGACTGCTTGAATGTCCGCCGTTACATCGATGCCTTGCTTGAGGAGTATTTCATACAGCAGGTCTTCCTCAGTCCGGCCCTCAACCAGATTGTCCTGCATCGTGAAAAGATGCTCCTCAAGATTGTCATAATCGGGATTCCAGCGCTTGATGTTAGATGAATCTAGTTTGAAAACCTTAAAACCGATATCCAAGTCGGTTTTACCGGTGTCCTGCACAATTTTTTCCCCAGCGCGGCGGATTCGTTCTTTGCCGATTTCGCAGATGTTTGGATACTCCCCTGAAACCAACTCGGGTAGCTGAACCATTATATATCTAAGGTGTCTCCCCGTATTTGAGTTCACCATCATTACTGCATGTGCCGTCGTAGCAGAGCCACTAAAAAAATCTAAAACAATATCATTATTGGTGGTTGAAATCATTAGTAAATGTTCGATCAAACTAAGCGGTTTGGAATAGGAAAAAACTGCCTCCCCAAACAGCTCTTGAATTTGTTTAGTGGCCTCACTATTCAATCCTACTTCGGTAGTCCAAGTTGATACTGGGTTGACATCACTTTTTAATTCGCTTTTAAATCGTTTCATCATGGGTCGCCTATTTGTATCTGAAGGAAAAATGATCCGGTTTTCGCGTATCATTTTCTCCATGCTTTCAGGGATATATGCCCATACTCTACTGGGGTTTGGGGAATACTTGTTTCCCGTCTTCGGATCAATTAAATCATAGTATTGATTAGGGCGTTGCTCCTTAGTCATGCCCACAGTTAAATCACCAGCTACCCATTCTCCTCGTGGGTCATTATCCGGATTACTAAAATTAGCGAAATCCTTTGGAATCCCGTTTGCAATAAAATTTGATTTCTGATAAACAACTATGTACTCATGATCTGAGGAAATTAATTTCTCTGCAAGAGCGGAAGAAGCTCTTCTACGCCAGACAAATGTTCCAACAAAGTTCTCTTCCCCCATTATTTCGTCACATAGTTTGCGAAGGTTAGATAACTCATTGTCGTCAATACTGATAAATAAGGCTCCGTCTTCAGCAAGAAGGCTTCGTGACAACCGTAAACGAGGATACATCATATTCAGCCAGTCGGTATGATACCTTCCGCTGGTCTCAGGATTGCTTTTCGCTGTTTGCCCGGTCATTTCCTTATAATTCCTGATGTTATCCCGAAAATCATCCTTGTAGACAAAATCATTCCCCGTATTATACGGCGGATCAATATATATCATCTTGATTTTGCCAAAATACGACGCTTGCAACAGCTTCAATACTTCCAGGTTATCGCCTTCAATATACAGATTTTTCGTCGTATCCCAATTCTTGCTGGACGCTTTGTCCGGGCGCAGCGTGCCCAGCGACGGCGTTTGCGCCAGCTTCATGGCCTGGGACTTGCCGTGCCAGGTAAAAGCATACCGTTCTTCTCTGGTTTCTACCTCATCGCCTAAAACTAAGCGCAGCTTGTCAAAGTCAATCTTGCCTTCGGTAAGAACCTCGGGAAAAACCCCCTTCAATTTTTGTATGTTTTCTTGCGTCAAATCCTTGGATGTTCCGCTCATTCTCTCCATCCCAGCGCTGCCTCCTAAAATATCCGGATACTCTCCATCCGTTTCTTCAATTCATAGAGTTTTTGGTTTAGCTCAACTTTGCGGTTAAACCTAGTTTCTTGTTCCAACTGCCTGCGGGTTTGTTGAAATTCGTTATGCAGCGCTTCTGCAGCTGCAATTTTGTCCCGGATTAAAAGAATATCGTCCGCCGGCATTTCCCTATATTTCCCTATGACGGGGAGCTTTTCGGCAAGATAAGTCCGCAAATGCAGGTCGCGGTTCAGATAAACCGTAACAACGGCAATGCCTTCATAGAGATGTTCTTCGTCGCTGTACGGCCGGACGTTGATGCTGTCTGTGGTCAAGAGGTACGACAGCTCCGCGCGGGCTACATCGTCTACGAATATCCGGCGCTCGCATTTTGACAGTTCCGCCTGTATGTACAAATCCTGCTTGTCTATCTTGCGGTTGACCGGTATTAGCCGCCGCGCAAGTTCCAACCTTTCAAATAACTTTGCTGCTCCCATTTTATCACCTGATGATCAAATATGAGATTACCTCATAATCCTCAACTTCTTTGGACCGGTTTTTCATTAAACTGCTTAAGCCGCCTAACCGGAAGAGGTTCATGGTTTCTTCCTGCTCGGCTTTGCCGTTGATATCCTGAACGGCTTTTGCCAAAAGCTCCTAATAAGCCTGCATGTGCTTCGCGTTTCCTGTTTCCTTGTTAAATTCTTTCACCAACTCCGGCAGGGGCTGTTTTTTGTTTACGGCGGCAGCCCGGAAGATGTCCAGGGTATGCTTGATATGGTTGTAGCTGTGAATGACTTTGCCGTCAGCGCGAACATATACCAGGAGGATGCCGTTAAAATCGGCCTTCTTCATGCGCAGCGTGGTCTTAGGGTCACCGGCGCCTGTCACTACCGCAGTGTGAAGCCCAAGCTCTTGTTTCGCCCAGGCGTGGATGTCCTCGTAAAGGTAAAGCGCGGTGTCGGCAAAAGCAGTGAACACAATAACCTTTTTATTGTCGGGGTTGACGGGGCTGTTGATTTTATTTTTTATTTCGTTCCTCAGCGCAAGGAGCTTGCGGTCTCTACTAACCGACACCTTTTGAGACTGGGCCAGCAAGTTAGCCAGTATTTCTCTGTCAGCCAGCAAATGCTCTTTCCAGCGGATCAAGTCCATGTCCGCCAGTAAAACCTCAACCTTGCTCCCGACCAGCAAATCCTCCAATTCCGGATCATCGGCTTCGTCCAGTACATTCATGTCAACGGCTTCATGGGGCCGGTAATTATCGATTTTGGCTAATACTCCGTCTATTTTTTCGATGATCTTTCCTAGCGTCAGGGCAAACGAGTGAACCGAGCTTTACTTTTTTTAAAACGTCTTGCATTTCGCGAAAAGCATAAAGCGTCATATAGGGGGCGGCAACTAAAAGCGTGCTGTCCGGTTTTAGCCTTTCTTTTAACACTTCGCCAACCAGACCAAACTGTTGGTTGTCCAGAAATACTTGGGTCACATCATCTCACCACAGCTTCTTGTAAGGTTTGAACGAATTTCAAAATACTGTATAACTTCAACTTTGTAATCCTTATTCCTGCCTGCGGCATGCGGATACTCGATGAAGGACAGCAAGGTGCGACACAAAAATAGAGCCGCGCAACAAAAATTCTTGCGCGGCTCTATTTTTGTGTTAAAATTAAAAAATGGTAGGAGCCAAGCACTCATAAGAGTGGGGGCTTTCTACCTCAAGAGAATTCGCGTTCATGAGATCGGGAAATTCTCTTTGTGTTTAATTCCAGCGAATATAAAACTATCGGCCTTGATAAATTGGTACAAAATCAGCTCAATATTCAAGCTCTCTATCGCCGCGAGCAGTTCACGGTTACTAGCAGCCACCTCGTTACAAAAGGCCGGGAAATCGGGGTTGAACTTACCGTTCTTATTTTAGGGATGGTAAGAACAATCATCATTAACAAATCAGGCGCAGAGAAAAGTATTGTGGAACAAAATAAACTGGTCGTTGAATTGTTGAATAACCAGGATTTTTATTCTTTTTTGTCTGGCATCAAATACTTCGAGTGGACAGGTACGTCCGATCTAACGGAAATCGATTTTACTGACAGTAGTTATGCACTTCCAAGATAAAAATCCCAGTACCACCATAATGGTGGAAAGATCCATTGGTCTGTTTTTTCCTTTCATAATCTAACCCACCCCTTCCCTTTAACATTATTTTACCATAGCCAAGCCACAAAATAAACGATCATGCTTCCTATTGTACCTATTTTTAACAAATGTATTAGCATTATTAATTGCTTAGCACTTGGTGATAGTTCCTCTATAAGCGTTTTACAGGCTAAATGCATCATGGTTTCTTCCAATCCATTTTATGTACTTATTTTGTGTCTGGAAAATAATAAACTTGCAAGAAAAGAAAGTGTCCGGACCACCGGACAAGAAAATAGCCAAGAGCAAAGCTTTGTAATAAATCCGGCTGATATCACAAGTAGAATATGGACGGAGAGAAACGGATTATCATATGGATTCGCTTGAAAACCGTCTGTGAGATATACTTTGTGACGCCTTGTGCCTTTTTCGTCAATAGGTATTCATTTACTAGGTGTCCCTTATGCCATGGCTATCGCCTGTTTGCTCTATAAGCTTACGATGTATAAATAAAACTCGGGCTGACCTAATCAACTGTTAGGTCAGCCCTCGTAACAATAAAAATTGAACTGCTGCTGGTATTACTTGGCCAAGCGTGCCTTGGCAATCTCTTCTAAGAACCGCTTAGCCGTCTCAGTAATTGCTGCATAATTTCCGGTTTTAGCGCCGGCAGTCAGGCTGCTGCCTGCGCCAACTGCCACGCAACCGGCCTTAATCCATTCTTGTACATTATCAACACTCACGCCGCCTGTCGGCATGATCTGCGCTTGCGGCAAAGGCCCTTTTACGGCCTTGACCATTGCCGGTCCGAACAGTTCGCCGGGAAACAATTTAATAATGTCGGAACCGGCTTCCATGCACTCCACAATTTCTTTGATGGTCATTGCGCCGGCCATGATGGGTACTTGATAGCGGTTGCACAAACGCACCGTCTCTACATTTAAACAAGGTGAAACAACATATTGTGCCCCACTTAGAATTGAGATGCGGGCTGTTTCCGGATCAAGGACCGTGCCGGCGCCAATAATAAGCTCGGACGGTGAATAGGCCCTAGCCAGTTCTTCCATGATATGGTGAGCCCCAGGCACAGTATAGGTAATTTCGATCGCCTGCATGCCGCCGGCCAGGCAAGCTTCCGCAATGCGCTTGGCTTGATCGCCATTCTCGGCTCTTACTACCGCAACCAAACCTGATTTACAAATCCGTTCGAGCACCTGCTGTTTACTCATTTGAATTCCTCTTTTCGTTTCGCTAATTGACTTTGATCTTTAACTTTCAAAACTGATTTTATACCTCAATCGGCTTGATATCTTTGAGCATGAACAGATAAACCATAGCGCCAATGAAGCAGCACGCCCCCGATACCATGAGCGCCGGAATAAAGGAACCGGACGTAGCAATGATATAACCGGTAACAATCGGTCCTAAAATACCGCCGCAATTGGAAAAGGCGTTTTGTATGCCGCCTAATACCGAAGTCATATTCCGGGGAGCAATGTCGCCAGGTAAGCACCAGATGGCACTTGCCGCAAATGCCAAGCCGCCGTAAGAAATACACAACAAGGCGATGGCCACCACGTCAGACTGGGTCAGTCCGGCTAAAGCAATGGACGTAGCGAGAGTCATGCCGCCTACCAGATTGATTTTACGCGCTTTGTTCAGCGACCCGGTTTTAGCGTACATATAATCAGTGAAGATACCGCCAGCCCACTGCGCCAGGATTCCGCACAATGGAGGCAACATGGCCATCCAACCCATTTTCATCAGGGTCATGCCGCGCTCTTGTACCAAATAAGTCGGGAACCAGGTAATAAAGAAATAGATTGCATAGTTCAGCATGAAAAAGCCGATGCACATGGCGATAACATTGCGATAACGTAATAATTGGTGCCATTTAAGAGGTTGGACATTGTCAATACCCTCTTTTTTCGCTTGGCCGTCACGAATATATTTCAGTTCGGCAGCATTAATGGATTTGTGTTTTTCCGGATCCTGGTAATAAGCCCACCAGGCAGCAACCCAGAAAATACCGAGCGCACCGCAAATAACAAAGGCAACTTGCCAACCGTACGCAGCTACAATCCAGGCAACCAACGGCATGGTAAACGCTGTGCCGAATTTGGAGCCGCTGTCAAACAAAGCAGTAATTCTGCCCCGTTCACGGTCAGGGAACCATTTAGCAGCAACCCCGGCGTTGCTGGGGTACGCGCCCGCTTCACCAGTTCCCATAAACACCCGCGCCCAAATGAAACCGGCAGGTGTCTTGGCTATAGCAGTAGCTGCCGTTGCCAGCGACCACCACAATACGGAAATGGCCAGACAAAGACGTTGACCGATTTTGTCGGCCAGCCAGCCGGCAGGAATCTGGAATGCGGCATAACTCCAGAAGAAAGCTGACATGATAATTCCCATTTCCCCCGGGCCAATATGCAAATCCTTTATAATAGCTGGAGCCGCAGCAGACATTACGGTGCGGTCAAGATAATTGATA is a window of Sporomusaceae bacterium ACPt DNA encoding:
- the kdgA gene encoding KHG/KDPG aldolase — protein: MSKQQVLERICKSGLVAVVRAENGDQAKRIAEACLAGGMQAIEITYTVPGAHHIMEELARAYSPSELIIGAGTVLDPETARISILSGAQYVVSPCLNVETVRLCNRYQVPIMAGAMTIKEIVECMEAGSDIIKLFPGELFGPAMVKAVKGPLPQAQIMPTGGVSVDNVQEWIKAGCVAVGAGSSLTAGAKTGNYAAITETAKRFLEEIAKARLAK
- the garP_4 gene encoding putative galactarate transporter gives rise to the protein MNDTSQKKTHVRFYIGILMLTAIVINYLDRTVMSAAAPAIIKDLHIGPGEMGIIMSAFFWSYAAFQIPAGWLADKIGQRLCLAISVLWWSLATAATAIAKTPAGFIWARVFMGTGEAGAYPSNAGVAAKWFPDRERGRITALFDSGSKFGTAFTMPLVAWIVAAYGWQVAFVICGALGIFWVAAWWAYYQDPEKHKSINAAELKYIRDGQAKKEGIDNVQPLKWHQLLRYRNVIAMCIGFFMLNYAIYFFITWFPTYLVQERGMTLMKMGWMAMLPPLCGILAQWAGGIFTDYMYAKTGSLNKARKINLVGGMTLATSIALAGLTQSDVVAIALLCISYGGLAFAASAIWCLPGDIAPRNMTSVLGGIQNAFSNCGGILGPIVTGYIIATSGSFIPALMVSGACCFIGAMVYLFMLKDIKPIEV